A portion of the Leptospira terpstrae serovar Hualin str. LT 11-33 = ATCC 700639 genome contains these proteins:
- a CDS encoding CoA-binding protein, giving the protein MFEPPPVSLLKFAIQLTIQRLTSAEPFHFSTCNFLFIFYTLLMNVADTEIKSLLETYQKITVYGLSNDPSKPSHYVPVYIRDKGWEVVGTYPKEHSVGGFTIYPSLKDVPKEDRKFIDVFRSSDKIPEVIDEILTLGGTEVIWLQLGISHPEAEKKAEEAGIRVVSNRCLIIEHRNYF; this is encoded by the coding sequence TTGTTTGAACCACCGCCCGTTTCCCTGCTAAAGTTTGCCATACAACTAACTATCCAAAGATTGACCTCTGCGGAACCTTTCCATTTCTCCACTTGCAATTTCTTATTTATCTTTTATACTCTTCTTATGAATGTAGCAGATACCGAAATCAAATCGCTTCTTGAGACCTACCAAAAGATTACAGTGTATGGACTCAGCAATGATCCATCCAAACCAAGCCATTATGTTCCAGTCTACATTCGAGACAAAGGATGGGAAGTCGTTGGAACGTATCCCAAAGAACACAGCGTAGGTGGATTTACTATCTATCCTAGTTTAAAGGATGTCCCCAAGGAAGACCGGAAATTTATCGATGTGTTTCGAAGTTCTGATAAAATTCCTGAAGTAATCGATGAAATTTTAACCCTAGGAGGAACAGAAGTGATCTGGCTCCAATTAGGTATTTCCCATCCTGAAGCCGAGAAAAAAGCAGAAGAAGCAGGAATCCGTGTTGTTTCTAATCGTTGCCTCATCATCGAACATAGAAATTATTTTTAA
- a CDS encoding RNA-binding protein, whose protein sequence is MIKNSLSILVGLVSAMAIMMTLEFMNSFFVKPPSDEIIANPELLKQFMTNLPTSAYLPVYLGYVFGSFIGGMITMKLSKNHNSLMVILLGCILTLAGSFNFFIFLPGQPLWFVVLSLLSYLPFVWFGKKIISRP, encoded by the coding sequence GTGATTAAAAATAGTCTTTCTATACTTGTAGGTTTGGTTTCGGCAATGGCCATCATGATGACATTAGAGTTTATGAATTCTTTTTTTGTAAAACCTCCAAGTGATGAGATCATTGCCAATCCAGAACTTTTGAAACAGTTCATGACCAACTTACCAACGTCAGCGTATCTCCCCGTTTATCTCGGATATGTTTTTGGTTCATTCATTGGAGGAATGATCACAATGAAACTTAGCAAAAATCACAACTCGCTCATGGTGATTTTGTTAGGTTGTATTCTTACTCTGGCAGGTTCTTTTAATTTTTTTATTTTCCTACCGGGTCAGCCCCTTTGGTTTGTAGTACTTAGTTTGTTATCCTATCTTCCCTTCGTTTGGTTTGGTAAAAAAATAATTTCTAGACCTTAA
- a CDS encoding DoxX family protein: MNQTNTSERTIFQTVLRILLGAFLAFAGTGHLTWHRTEFLAQVPTWLPIDADLVVLLSGVVEISLGLSLIFLRNKQVQVGWVVALFFVLIFPGNISQYMNGISAFGLDTDRARLIRLFFQPVLVLWALWSCGSWQNFRAKSKN, encoded by the coding sequence ATGAATCAAACAAACACATCCGAAAGGACTATATTCCAAACCGTTTTACGTATCTTACTCGGAGCCTTTTTGGCATTCGCTGGAACTGGCCACCTAACATGGCATAGAACTGAGTTTTTGGCTCAAGTTCCAACTTGGTTACCTATTGATGCAGATTTAGTAGTCTTATTGTCGGGGGTAGTGGAAATCAGTTTAGGATTGTCTTTGATTTTCCTTCGCAACAAACAAGTGCAAGTTGGTTGGGTCGTTGCTTTGTTTTTTGTATTAATTTTCCCGGGAAATATTTCCCAATATATGAATGGGATCAGTGCTTTTGGTTTGGATACTGATAGAGCCCGATTGATTCGTTTGTTTTTTCAGCCAGTGCTTGTCCTTTGGGCTCTATGGAGTTGCGGGTCTTGGCAAAATTTCCGAGCTAAGAGTAAAAACTAA
- a CDS encoding TonB-dependent receptor, which produces MTFLFENDSHIKTKFWKQSPHHQGILFRSKFIILSSHILISILLLLAPPLHPQAKEKTPEPPPRETEPVPNTGTKPVEQGIRVTGKKDPRDREILRTPNSISRLNEQDIQDAGINRTNDIDKQVPNFSIIDSGSRNFTYFNIRGMRSIAFSEPAVGLILDGVPLNDNVALNTELYGLENIEVYRGSQATLFGKNFQGGVVEIRTKKPTNVAEGKITYDAGNYKKQETSAYYNAPIIKDKLFFGIAGKTTEREGYLSNITGFYYPNNRPYELPVEIYKTHPDGRKGQAGRFRLYFTPNEIFEADLQISAESFDDGSLNLVNYLGAKSEREKALLQGCVAMPSNCSKLYGTYTNRVNGDRKVYWDYEGKSNVTGNTYSLATTTKLPHANLKTASAIRKMDIDPITADSDFTTTDQNRSIYVEKATTFLNDVYIESKDKHDPLQFKAGIYASNKITNIDQAREHRSSIYVINDFPGLTSPAREKNLSRLQDRNISFYTHNSYTFAEKFTVTIGARLERQESRLSHTEQAVGISRNNNPLGETLVLSDPYTINNRYNYNVSRFIFDYKPIENLMFFIGFSRGYKNAGYSTVVNIPDKASFRPEINDTIEAGIKSEFFKGKFGLKYTQFYTETQDFHVVRAINLSQYVNLNAELVTIRGYELETFIKPHKDAKIGLSAGYTEGIFNKFYDSVLNRDFNGKWVHFIPKYDIVSYLQYRNEYGMFFRGEFQAVGQMYFAADNTVYSDPYYVINSRVGYETDTISAYLYMNNMNDRYYFTSYIDGTFQAVPGAPKTYGFMLTYKI; this is translated from the coding sequence ATGACTTTCCTTTTTGAGAATGACTCTCATATAAAAACTAAATTCTGGAAGCAATCCCCCCATCACCAAGGAATTCTCTTTCGATCCAAATTCATAATCCTCTCCTCCCATATTCTCATTTCTATCCTATTGCTTTTGGCACCTCCTCTCCATCCGCAAGCTAAGGAAAAAACTCCTGAACCTCCACCGAGAGAGACAGAGCCTGTTCCCAATACGGGAACAAAGCCAGTAGAACAAGGAATTCGAGTGACCGGCAAAAAAGATCCGAGAGACCGGGAGATTCTTCGTACTCCCAATAGCATCAGCCGTTTGAACGAACAGGATATCCAAGATGCCGGGATCAACAGAACCAATGATATTGATAAACAAGTTCCCAATTTTTCCATCATTGATTCTGGATCACGTAACTTTACATATTTTAACATTAGAGGGATGCGAAGTATTGCCTTCAGTGAACCCGCAGTAGGATTGATTTTAGATGGGGTTCCACTCAATGATAATGTTGCACTTAACACTGAGTTATACGGATTAGAAAACATTGAAGTGTATCGAGGAAGTCAAGCAACCCTGTTTGGAAAAAACTTTCAAGGAGGGGTAGTTGAAATTCGCACGAAAAAACCAACGAATGTCGCTGAAGGAAAAATTACTTATGATGCAGGAAATTATAAAAAACAAGAAACGTCTGCTTATTATAATGCACCCATCATCAAAGATAAATTATTTTTTGGAATTGCTGGAAAAACGACAGAACGTGAAGGATATCTTTCCAATATAACTGGATTTTATTATCCGAATAATCGTCCCTATGAACTTCCCGTAGAGATTTATAAAACTCACCCCGATGGTAGGAAGGGACAAGCTGGACGATTTCGATTATACTTTACTCCCAATGAAATTTTTGAAGCAGACTTACAAATAAGCGCAGAAAGTTTCGACGATGGATCGTTAAACTTAGTAAATTATTTGGGTGCCAAATCAGAAAGAGAAAAAGCTTTATTGCAAGGTTGTGTCGCCATGCCTTCCAACTGCTCCAAGTTATATGGAACATATACCAACAGAGTTAACGGAGATAGAAAAGTATACTGGGATTATGAAGGGAAAAGTAACGTCACCGGAAATACATACTCTTTAGCAACGACCACAAAATTACCTCATGCCAATCTAAAAACAGCATCTGCAATACGTAAAATGGACATTGATCCAATCACTGCAGATTCTGACTTTACGACAACCGATCAGAACAGATCCATTTACGTAGAAAAAGCAACTACCTTTCTCAATGATGTGTATATTGAATCAAAAGACAAACATGATCCATTACAATTTAAAGCAGGTATTTACGCTTCCAATAAAATCACAAATATTGACCAAGCAAGAGAACATAGATCTTCAATTTATGTGATCAATGATTTTCCAGGTCTTACTTCTCCTGCAAGAGAAAAGAATTTATCAAGACTTCAAGACAGAAATATAAGTTTTTATACACATAACAGTTATACATTTGCTGAAAAATTTACAGTAACAATTGGTGCCCGTCTTGAAAGACAAGAAAGTCGTCTTTCCCATACGGAACAAGCGGTAGGAATTTCCCGCAACAACAATCCTTTAGGTGAAACACTTGTATTGTCAGACCCATATACAATTAACAATCGCTATAATTACAATGTCTCAAGGTTCATTTTTGATTATAAACCAATTGAAAACTTAATGTTTTTTATTGGTTTTAGCCGGGGATATAAAAATGCAGGTTATAGCACCGTTGTTAATATTCCTGACAAAGCAAGTTTTAGACCTGAAATCAATGATACGATTGAAGCCGGAATCAAATCAGAATTTTTTAAAGGAAAGTTCGGATTAAAATATACACAGTTTTATACTGAAACACAGGACTTTCATGTAGTTCGGGCCATCAACCTTTCCCAATATGTAAACCTCAATGCTGAGCTTGTCACTATCAGAGGATATGAATTAGAAACATTTATTAAACCACATAAAGATGCAAAGATAGGACTCTCTGCTGGTTATACGGAAGGAATTTTCAATAAGTTTTATGACTCAGTGCTAAATCGTGACTTCAATGGGAAGTGGGTTCATTTCATTCCGAAATACGATATTGTAAGTTATCTCCAATATAGAAACGAATATGGGATGTTCTTTCGTGGAGAGTTTCAAGCTGTTGGCCAAATGTATTTTGCAGCAGATAACACTGTATATAGCGATCCATATTATGTAATCAACTCAAGGGTGGGATATGAAACAGATACAATATCCGCCTACCTTTACATGAACAATATGAACGATCGGTATTACTTCACATCTTATATTGATGGAACCTTTCAAGCTGTACCTGGTGCACCCAAAACCTACGGATTTATGTTAACGTATAAAATTTAA
- a CDS encoding LIC_11695 family lipoprotein: MKTKLKTLLTLITLGLTLFQCDLFDPKSKVTGDDLVSMLALQQINANSMSEAQRLGLNVAYSHRFSIKNGPHLFCREYSTAYLEKQAEWEKDMEQTYATIGNAIGIEIVVERMSGPCAVTNKVAACHYDGVDGINDLIPYAYTTEGEHKYLIPANAYYGVTDLKSAKEACERFKGTYVCYDPSKCWQ; the protein is encoded by the coding sequence ATGAAAACAAAATTAAAAACCCTTCTCACACTAATCACTCTTGGATTAACTCTTTTCCAATGTGATTTATTTGATCCTAAGTCAAAAGTTACCGGCGATGACCTGGTTTCCATGTTAGCTCTGCAACAAATCAATGCAAATAGTATGAGTGAAGCACAAAGACTTGGACTAAACGTTGCATATAGCCATAGGTTTAGTATCAAAAATGGCCCGCACTTGTTTTGCCGTGAGTATTCAACTGCTTACTTAGAAAAACAAGCAGAATGGGAAAAAGATATGGAGCAAACATATGCTACTATTGGTAATGCAATAGGTATAGAAATCGTAGTAGAACGAATGAGTGGACCTTGTGCTGTCACTAATAAAGTAGCAGCATGTCATTATGACGGAGTGGACGGAATCAACGATCTTATTCCTTATGCCTACACGACTGAAGGTGAACATAAATATTTAATTCCAGCAAACGCTTACTATGGAGTAACGGATCTGAAAAGTGCGAAAGAAGCCTGCGAAAGATTCAAAGGTACTTACGTTTGTTACGATCCAAGCAAGTGTTGGCAATAA
- a CDS encoding PepSY-associated TM helix domain-containing protein, with amino-acid sequence MKAKTWYQLHMVLGILGASFLLVLGLTGSLLVYGKEIQSLTGSHSILVERDRLPLDTLYKQLLEQIPEGSVAGWLVSDLKDQADQVWFHNLEIPSRESVYLINPYNGKVIGKMKEDRSDSVYGFLLVLHYSLFLGGVGYFLTGCIALIYLFLAISGIKLYKRFWVSLFRLRWKESKQILFSDLHKFVGINAVWFHLILAITGGWWSLRDTVILSFPEEKVVHHLWAREESINQLVERTKIEIPGFRLGYISFPHHSKDEPIGIYGNRFNSPGWESRYGSYIRYNVKSKNLFDKVDMAKEGFWNQVLDSFRPLHFGTFANHFSKVVWVIGGLSPAILSISGISIFYIKRKNKRRRTQKIPLSSSV; translated from the coding sequence GTGAAGGCAAAAACTTGGTATCAGTTACATATGGTTCTCGGAATTTTGGGAGCGAGTTTCCTTTTGGTTTTGGGTCTGACTGGATCCCTATTGGTTTATGGAAAGGAAATCCAGTCTCTTACAGGTTCCCACTCCATTTTAGTTGAAAGGGATCGGTTGCCTTTAGATACACTTTACAAACAACTGTTAGAACAAATTCCAGAAGGAAGTGTTGCCGGTTGGTTGGTATCCGACTTAAAAGACCAAGCTGACCAAGTTTGGTTTCATAATTTAGAAATCCCCAGTCGTGAATCTGTTTATTTAATCAATCCTTACAATGGTAAGGTTATTGGAAAAATGAAAGAGGATCGAAGTGATAGTGTATATGGGTTTTTACTAGTTTTACATTATAGTCTTTTTTTAGGTGGAGTGGGTTATTTTCTTACTGGATGTATTGCTTTGATCTATTTATTTTTAGCAATCAGCGGGATTAAACTTTATAAACGATTTTGGGTAAGTTTGTTTCGCCTTCGATGGAAAGAAAGTAAACAAATCCTTTTTTCCGACTTACATAAGTTCGTTGGTATTAATGCAGTCTGGTTTCATTTGATTTTAGCTATCACTGGTGGATGGTGGAGTTTGCGAGACACGGTGATACTAAGTTTTCCAGAAGAAAAAGTAGTTCACCATTTATGGGCTAGAGAAGAATCGATTAATCAATTGGTGGAACGAACAAAAATAGAAATACCTGGATTTCGATTGGGATATATTTCGTTTCCACACCACTCAAAAGATGAGCCAATCGGAATTTATGGGAATCGTTTTAATTCTCCTGGATGGGAAAGTCGGTATGGTTCTTACATTCGATATAATGTAAAATCAAAGAATCTATTTGATAAAGTCGATATGGCAAAAGAAGGATTTTGGAATCAAGTATTGGATTCATTTCGTCCGCTTCATTTCGGAACATTTGCAAATCATTTCAGTAAAGTAGTTTGGGTGATCGGTGGGCTTTCGCCTGCAATACTTTCGATTAGTGGAATTAGTATATTTTATATTAAGAGAAAGAATAAAAGAAGAAGAACCCAAAAGATTCCTTTGAGTTCTTCTGTATAA
- a CDS encoding nitrate reductase, with protein MQESYASTCSYCGVGCGVTVHKLGPTEISIEGDKDHPANKGLLCSKGMNLHYTVMDRSDRILYPSHRKDKNLPLSKVSWEIALSGIADKFRKLIQTYGPDSVGFYVSGQLLTEEYYIINKLIKGFIGSNNIDTNSRLCMSSAVVGYKMALGEDSVPIAYEDIELADCFLIAGANPAWCHPILFRRIEAHKKNNPDVKIIVVDPRRTDTCEDADLHLQIHPGTDIYLFHAIAKVLIDNGWIDNEFIQSHTEGFEELKTLLLNFDLESAANTCGIPSDDIRLTANFIGHAKGFLSLWAMGLNQSVVGVNKNLALINLSLLTGKIGKPGSGPFSLTGQPNAMGGREVGGLSNLLPAHRDLSNANHREEVAKFWGVQTEVIQSKPGFTAVEMFENLRTGKMKAVWIICTNPTTSLPDARMVEQGLRAAELVVVQDISMNSSAIPYADYVLPAAGWAEKQGTMTNSDRRVTYLAKILDPPGEALADTLIIQKFAEKMGFGSSFDYNSEEDVFLEHCALTENTKIDISGLNYSILKEKRSVQWPYPHKDHGGTPRLFSDHIFYRANGKAKIFDISPEDTSEKTSEEYPFILTTGRIRDQWHTMTRTGKVQKLMEHKSEPYLEIHPEDATRIEIIDGGIAEVSNERGVVRVRAKITDTIKQGTVFLPMHWGKKNKNDESRANNLTSKSFDPFSKQPGFKISAVQVKPYAKEKEKILIIGGGNSTHAFIKNYKELAPEDEITVICKEENPLYNRILLPDFISGEKEFHELSSADSDEVVSWNINLYTSTSVTDILPEAKIVKDAFGNSHSYNKLILATGSSPQVPKSITPDMVGVFSLRAKTDADRIKGFFVPDSHALIVGGGLLGLELAAALKTLNVKVTVLVRTDRLMSKQLDSVACDILKDEILNRGIEVLFNSEISKVNGYGRITNVELKDGRKLHPDGIVYAMGTSPNLHLAKGLGFELGEGIKVNEFLQTSDPDIYAIGEVAEHASGVYGTVLAAEEQAKVAASHIFGYKYKTYSGSLHSNLLKIPGLELVSLRLPGVSFENLSDEYEEIVFLDRKRRRYKKCIVKGDKLVGAILIGDKAEFVEYKNLIASGIELGDKREKLLSGGTATKPPKGALVCSCNSVGRGNIEDEFKNGACNLESIMTTTGAGTGCGSCRPEVNKIIREMLTHSMEKA; from the coding sequence ATGCAAGAATCCTATGCATCGACTTGTTCCTACTGCGGGGTTGGTTGTGGTGTTACTGTCCACAAACTAGGCCCGACAGAGATATCTATTGAAGGGGACAAAGACCATCCAGCGAACAAGGGACTATTGTGTTCTAAGGGAATGAATTTGCATTATACTGTCATGGATAGAAGTGATCGTATTCTCTATCCAAGTCATAGGAAAGATAAGAATCTTCCGCTATCAAAAGTTAGCTGGGAAATCGCCCTATCAGGAATTGCCGACAAATTCAGAAAATTGATTCAAACTTATGGACCGGACTCTGTGGGATTCTATGTCTCAGGCCAACTCCTGACAGAAGAATATTATATCATAAACAAACTCATCAAAGGTTTTATCGGCAGTAATAATATTGATACAAACTCAAGGCTTTGTATGAGTTCGGCGGTTGTGGGATACAAAATGGCATTGGGGGAAGACAGTGTACCGATTGCTTATGAAGACATTGAACTTGCCGATTGTTTTCTAATCGCAGGTGCCAATCCAGCATGGTGTCACCCCATATTATTTCGTAGAATCGAAGCTCACAAAAAAAACAATCCAGATGTAAAGATCATAGTAGTCGATCCAAGACGGACAGACACATGCGAGGATGCGGACCTCCATTTACAAATCCATCCAGGGACTGATATTTACCTTTTCCATGCGATTGCAAAAGTTCTTATCGATAATGGTTGGATTGATAATGAATTTATCCAATCTCATACAGAAGGTTTTGAGGAATTAAAAACTCTTCTTTTAAATTTTGATTTAGAATCTGCGGCAAATACTTGCGGAATCCCTTCGGACGACATTCGTTTGACTGCCAATTTCATTGGCCATGCGAAAGGATTTTTATCCTTATGGGCAATGGGGCTAAACCAAAGTGTGGTCGGTGTTAACAAAAACCTGGCACTAATCAACTTATCTTTGTTAACTGGTAAAATTGGAAAACCAGGAAGTGGCCCTTTTTCTCTTACTGGCCAACCCAATGCCATGGGAGGAAGGGAAGTTGGTGGACTTTCCAATTTGTTGCCAGCACACCGTGATTTGAGTAATGCAAATCATAGGGAAGAAGTAGCTAAGTTTTGGGGAGTACAAACTGAAGTCATTCAAAGTAAACCTGGGTTTACTGCAGTGGAGATGTTTGAAAACCTTCGCACCGGAAAGATGAAGGCGGTATGGATCATTTGTACAAATCCGACCACAAGTTTACCTGATGCTCGCATGGTAGAACAAGGGTTACGTGCCGCAGAACTAGTGGTTGTGCAAGATATATCAATGAATTCTTCTGCCATTCCCTACGCAGATTATGTTCTTCCTGCAGCAGGTTGGGCTGAAAAACAGGGAACCATGACCAATTCCGATCGTCGTGTGACTTATCTTGCAAAGATATTAGACCCGCCGGGTGAGGCACTTGCGGATACTCTTATCATTCAAAAATTTGCAGAGAAAATGGGTTTTGGTTCTTCCTTCGATTACAATTCAGAGGAAGATGTGTTTCTAGAACATTGTGCACTAACAGAGAATACCAAAATTGATATTAGTGGACTCAACTATTCCATTCTAAAAGAAAAACGCTCTGTACAGTGGCCTTATCCTCACAAAGACCACGGAGGAACTCCCCGTTTGTTTTCTGATCATATCTTCTATCGTGCTAATGGAAAAGCAAAGATCTTTGATATATCCCCAGAAGATACTTCAGAAAAAACTTCAGAAGAGTATCCTTTCATTTTAACTACAGGACGAATCCGAGACCAGTGGCATACCATGACTCGAACGGGCAAAGTGCAAAAGCTCATGGAACACAAATCGGAACCTTATCTGGAAATCCATCCAGAAGATGCAACACGAATCGAAATCATTGATGGTGGGATTGCTGAAGTTTCAAATGAAAGAGGTGTGGTGCGAGTTCGGGCAAAAATCACAGACACCATCAAACAAGGTACAGTTTTTTTACCCATGCATTGGGGGAAAAAAAATAAAAACGATGAGTCTCGAGCAAACAACCTAACAAGTAAAAGTTTTGATCCTTTTTCCAAACAACCAGGTTTCAAAATCTCGGCAGTGCAGGTAAAACCGTATGCCAAAGAAAAAGAAAAAATTCTAATCATTGGTGGGGGAAATAGTACCCATGCATTTATTAAAAATTATAAAGAATTAGCTCCCGAAGATGAAATCACAGTAATTTGTAAGGAAGAAAATCCTTTATATAATAGAATCCTTCTTCCTGATTTTATCAGCGGAGAAAAAGAATTTCATGAACTTTCGAGTGCAGATTCAGATGAAGTTGTCTCTTGGAATATCAATCTATATACTTCTACTTCTGTTACTGACATTTTACCGGAAGCAAAAATTGTAAAAGATGCTTTTGGTAATTCTCACTCATATAACAAACTCATCCTTGCTACTGGAAGTTCTCCTCAAGTTCCCAAATCCATAACACCGGATATGGTGGGGGTCTTTAGTTTACGTGCTAAAACAGATGCCGATCGAATTAAAGGTTTTTTTGTTCCTGATTCTCATGCACTCATTGTAGGTGGTGGTCTTCTCGGGTTAGAACTTGCAGCAGCACTTAAGACCTTAAATGTTAAAGTAACAGTTCTTGTTCGCACTGATAGACTTATGTCCAAACAACTGGATTCAGTTGCTTGTGATATCTTAAAAGACGAAATTTTAAATAGAGGGATCGAAGTACTTTTTAATTCTGAAATTTCGAAAGTGAATGGGTATGGTCGTATCACCAATGTAGAGTTAAAAGATGGGCGAAAATTACATCCGGATGGAATTGTTTATGCGATGGGAACAAGTCCTAATTTGCATTTGGCCAAAGGTTTGGGATTTGAATTAGGGGAAGGGATCAAAGTAAATGAATTTTTACAAACAAGTGATCCTGACATTTATGCTATTGGGGAAGTGGCAGAGCATGCCAGTGGTGTTTACGGGACAGTCCTTGCCGCAGAGGAACAGGCAAAAGTTGCCGCCTCACATATATTTGGTTATAAATATAAAACTTACTCCGGATCACTCCATTCCAATCTATTAAAAATTCCTGGATTGGAGTTGGTATCACTACGCCTTCCAGGTGTATCATTCGAAAATCTTTCCGATGAATACGAAGAGATTGTATTTTTGGATCGAAAGAGAAGGCGTTATAAAAAATGCATTGTGAAGGGCGATAAGTTAGTAGGAGCCATTCTCATTGGGGACAAAGCAGAATTTGTTGAATATAAGAATCTGATTGCAAGTGGGATAGAACTTGGGGACAAAAGAGAGAAGTTACTCTCTGGAGGAACCGCCACCAAACCACCGAAAGGTGCACTTGTCTGTTCTTGTAACAGTGTGGGTCGAGGAAATATAGAAGACGAATTCAAAAATGGCGCATGCAATTTAGAATCCATTATGACTACAACAGGGGCCGGCACTGGTTGTGGAAGTTGTCGCCCAGAAGTGAACAAAATCATTCGAGAAATGTTAACTCATTCGATGGAAAAAGCGTAA